TAAATAGTTTTACCTCTGGTTTTTCCTCTTGCTCCTCTACTTCTACAATTTCATTTGCTTTTTCTTGTTTCGTTTCCACAGACTTATCCGTTTTTTCCACAGGTGCTGTTTCTTCTTTTTTTGCAGTTTTTTCTTGAACCTTTTCTTCATTTATTTCTTTTGAAGTAATTTTTCTTTCAGGAGTAGCCACTTTTTTCGGCACTTCTTTTTCTACTACTTTCTTTGAAACAACTTCAGCTTCTTTCTTTTTAGGTTGTTCTACTTCTTCCTCTTTCGTTTCTACCGGCTCTTCTTTAACAGATTCAGCTTTAACAACATGTTCTTCCTTTTTTACAGCTGTTCCACTAGAGAAATCAAGAAAACACATCGGCGGGAATAACACACACCACCAGTTTGCACCTTCACCTTTTCCTATTGTAATAAGTACCGCTTCGTATTCTCCTGCTGGATAAATAAAATTCCCATATACTTTTGTAGGAAATTTTATATTCTTTCCAAATTTAACTTGGAATGTCTCTTTACTTCCTTCTCTCTTTAATGTACTCGCAACTGTTTTTTCAATTTCCGGGATATGACTTTGAATGACTTGACGCGCTTCTTCAAATGACTTTAAATCAGCTACCCAACTATCAATTTGCGCTTTTACTTCGTCGCGTACTTTACGTTTTAACGCCTGATCTTTATCGGAATCACTATTTGCTAAAATACGTAATCGAACAGCCTCTTTCGGAATAACAGTAGCTCCCTTTGCATCAGCTTTCATATATCCAAACTGCACAAGTAACTGTGCACCAATTAATAATAAAAGAAAATAAGCAATCGCTTGTTTTTTCATCTCCTACACCATCCCTTCTGTAAACAGTGTAGACAGACTCGCTTCTTTCTAAACTATTAAATTCTAAATCTATATGAAAATTTTTACACAAAAAAAATAGAGTAGGGTTTTATCCCTACTCCATTTCCGCAAATACCATACGATCTTTCCCGTTAATATCGAAAACAACTTCGACATGAGCATGTGGAAATGTTTGCTTTAATAAAGCTTTTACATCTTCACCTTGCCCTACACCGATTTCAAACGCTACAATCGCTTTTTTCTGTAGTATGTTCGGTAACTCTTCCATAAAACGACGATAGAAATCAAGCCCATCTTCACCGCCTACAAGCGCCCTTTTCGGTTCATGCTCTTTCACAACAGTAGACAGACCTCTCCAGTCCTCCTCTGGTATGTACGGAGGGTTTGAAACGACAACATCTAACTGCTGACCCGTTTTAAAAAACGGCGACAGTAAATCACCATGATAAAAAGTTACATCTGCTCCTAACGCCTTTGCGTTTTCTTTTGCAACTTCAATCGATTCCTGTGCAATGTCTACCGTATACACATGAAGATTTTTATTTTCCAAAGCAAGCGTAATCGAAATCGCTCCACTACCCGTTCCAATATCGGCTACATAAAGCTTCTCATCACCAAAATTACGCTGAATTCTCTCTAATACACCGACTATAAGTTCCTCTGTTTCTGGTCTCGGTATTAATACTTCTTCATTTACAAAAAATGATCGACCATAAAACATTTCATAACCAAGCATATATTGAATAGGAATACCCTCTACATGTTTGTGGATAAATTCCGTAAAACTCGCCTCTTGTTCCTGCGTTATTTCTTCACGCATATTCATAAGTAAACCTGTTCGATTCGTCTTTAATACATGACAAAGGACAATTTCTCCCGCATTTTCAGCTCGTCCGTTTTCCTGTAAAAAAGAAGAAGCCCATTTCAGGGCTTCATAGACACGCATTACTCAGCTGCCTCCATCTTTTGCGCCTGATCTTCCATCACTAAGGCATTGATGAAATCATCTAACTTACCTTGTAGGATTTGATCTAGCTTTTGAATCGTTAAACCGATTCGATGGTCTGTAACACGGTTTTGCGGGAAGTTATACGTACGAATACGCTCTGAACGATCTCCCGTACCAACAGCTTGCTTACGGTTTTGATCATACTCAGCTTGCGCTTCTTGTCTGAATTTATCATAAACACGTGCGCGTAATACTTTCATTGCTTTTTCTTTGTTCTTAATTTGCGACTTTTCATCCTGACAAGATACAACTACACCAGTCGGTAAATGTGTTAAGCGTACCGCTGACATTGTTGTATTAACACTTTGTCCACCAGGACCACTAGAAGCAAACGTATCAACACGAACATCTTTTTCATGAATATCGATTTCTACTTCTTCTGCTTCTGGTAATACAGCTACAGTTGCTGTAGACGTATGAATACGTCCTCCAGATTCCGTTTCAGGAACACGTTGTACACGGTGAGCACCGTTTTCGAATTTCAGCTTCGCGAAAGCACCTTTACCGTTAATCATAAAGATAATCTCTTTATATCCGCCTAATTCTGTATAGCTAGCTTCAATAATTTCAGTTTTCCAACCTTGTACCTCAGCATAACGGCTATACATACGATATAAATCACCAGCAAATAAAGCTGCCTCATCGCCACCAGCAGCTCCACGAACCTCAACGATAACGTTTTTATCATCATTAGGGTCTTTTGGAACAAGTAAAACCTTCAGACGTTCTGATAATACTTTTTCTTGTCCTTCTAATTCAGAAACCTCTTCTTTTACCATTTCACGCATATCAGCGTCTAACTTATCTTCTAACATCGCTTTCGCATCTTTCAATTGCTCACGAACATCTTTATACTCACGGTACACCTCTACCGTTTCCTGCATATCAGATTGTTCTTTTGAATACTCACGAAGCTTATTCGAATCGCTAATAACCTCCGGGTCACTTAACAACTCATTTAACTTCTCATAACGATCTTCTACAGCTTGCAAACGATCTAACACATCATTCACCTCTACATCCTAGTATCTAATACAAATAGTATATGGTACTTAATCAAAAAAACGCAAATTATATTTAAAAGCGCAAGCGGCTCGTTCAGAATGGGAAGAGGTTGAAGTTTCTGACAGAGAGGCGCTTTTTACCTCGCAGGAAGAAGCGAAACCGCCGACCATTCTTGCCGCTGGAGCTAGATATCATTTAAAAGTGCATGTTACTCGCCAACACTCTTCATCTATTTTCGAAAAAAACCCGCCCTATATAGCGAGTTTCATTTATCTTTGTTTTGTAGGTACTGCATGACAATGGCGACAACGTGGTTCATACGATTCTGAAGCCCCAACTAAAATAATTGGATCATCAAATCCCGCTGGTTCTCCATCAATTAAACGTTGTGTACGGCTTGCTGGAGATCCACATACAGAACAAACTGCTTGCAATTTAGTTACATGTTCAGCAATCGCCATCAGCTGAGGAACTTGTCCAAATGGTAGACCACGGAAATCTTGGTCTAAACCGGCTACAATGACACGATATCCACGATTTGCCAATACTTGCACCACTTCCACAATGTCCCCATCAAAAAATTGCACCTCATCGATTGCAATAACATCCATTTCTTCTGTTACATGTTCAAATATGTCTTTCGAAGCTGAAACAGGAACTGCTCTCACCTTCAATCCATTATGTGATACAACATCTTCTTCACTATAACGGTTATCGATACATGGTTTAAATACAATTGCATGTTGCTTTGCAAATTGTGTACGACGTACACGGCGGATGAGCTCTTCTGACTTACCAGAAAACATACTGCCGCAAATCACTTCAATCCAACCGTTTTGATTTATTAAGTACATTGAGCTCTCCTTTCATCTACTTTTCTAATCTAAAGTAGGGTAAAGGTATAATATTTTTGCAAAAAAAACAGACAAGCGAATAGATACACTTGCCTGTTTTATGTTTTTATTACTTAAGACCGTATTTCTTATTGAAGCGGTCAACACGTCCGTCTGCAGTAGCAAACTTCTGACGTCCAGTGTAGAATGGGTGAGAATCAGAACTGATCTCAACTTTTAATAATGGATAAGTGTTACCATCTTCCCACTCAACAGTTTCGCTAGAGCCTTTAGTAGACCCGCTTAAGAATTTGAAGCCTGTGTTCGTGTCCATAAATACAACTTTCTTGTAATCTGGATGGATTCCTGCTTTCATTCTTTTCATCTCCTTCCGCCCTGAATCATTTTCGAAACAGAGTTTTTCATCTTCAGCTGCATGTACAACTATATTGATGAAACACATATGATGAAATTATAACAAGGCTAACTTCATTTTGCAACTACCTGTTTTTGTCTTTTTGTAAAATAAAAGCGGAAGTGGCTCGCTCAGAATGGGAAGAGGATGGAGTTTCTGACATAGGGGCGCTTTTTGCCTCGTAGGAAGACGCGAAGCCACCGACTATTCTAGCCACTGGAGCTAGATATAAATTAAAAGTGGAACCGAATTGCCCAGACCCGATGGCTAAGGTTCTCTCGCACAAAAGGTGCAAGCCAGGAAACTCTCACCATAATATGACGTCTCCAAAAAGCACAAAAAAACTCGCTTAATCCGAAAATAAGCGAGTCCTAATCTTTTCCCTTTACTTTGTTGTTACATATCTCTTAGAATCTGCAACAATGTTTTGTAAAAATTCTTCATTTGTTTTCGTTTGACGAAGTTTACGTAAGAAACTTTCAACGAAGTCTGGCGTATCACGCATTGTTTTACGAATACCCCATAACTTGTCTAAATGTTCTTTCGGAATTAACAGGTCTTCTTTACGCGTACCAGAGCGACGAATATCAATCGCTGGGAAGATACGGCGCTCAGCTAATGAGCGATCTAAATGAAGCTCCATGTTTCCAGTTCCTTTAAATTCTTCGTAAATAACATCGTCCATACGAGATCCTGTATCAACAAGCGCTGTTGCTAAAATTGTTAAGCTACCGCCCTCTTCAATGTTACGAGCTGCCCCGAAAAAGCGCTTCGGTCTATGAAAAGCAGCTGGGTCAATACCACCTGATAGTGTTCGTCCACTTGGCGGAATAACAAGGTTGTAAGCACGTGCTAAACGGGTAATACTATCCATTAAAATGATGACATCTTTCTTATGTTCTACAAGACGCATCGCACGTTCTAGTACAAGCTCAGCTACTTTAATATGATTTTCCGGCACTTCATCGAAAGTAGAGCTTACAA
The DNA window shown above is from Bacillus clarus and carries:
- the spoIIR gene encoding stage II sporulation protein R; translated protein: MKKQAIAYFLLLLIGAQLLVQFGYMKADAKGATVIPKEAVRLRILANSDSDKDQALKRKVRDEVKAQIDSWVADLKSFEEARQVIQSHIPEIEKTVASTLKREGSKETFQVKFGKNIKFPTKVYGNFIYPAGEYEAVLITIGKGEGANWWCVLFPPMCFLDFSSGTAVKKEEHVVKAESVKEEPVETKEEEVEQPKKKEAEVVSKKVVEKEVPKKVATPERKITSKEINEEKVQEKTAKKEETAPVEKTDKSVETKQEKANEIVEVEEQEEKPEVKLFIVEAFTSLFSK
- the prmC gene encoding peptide chain release factor N(5)-glutamine methyltransferase translates to MRVYEALKWASSFLQENGRAENAGEIVLCHVLKTNRTGLLMNMREEITQEQEASFTEFIHKHVEGIPIQYMLGYEMFYGRSFFVNEEVLIPRPETEELIVGVLERIQRNFGDEKLYVADIGTGSGAISITLALENKNLHVYTVDIAQESIEVAKENAKALGADVTFYHGDLLSPFFKTGQQLDVVVSNPPYIPEEDWRGLSTVVKEHEPKRALVGGEDGLDFYRRFMEELPNILQKKAIVAFEIGVGQGEDVKALLKQTFPHAHVEVVFDINGKDRMVFAEME
- the prfA gene encoding peptide chain release factor 1; the protein is MLDRLQAVEDRYEKLNELLSDPEVISDSNKLREYSKEQSDMQETVEVYREYKDVREQLKDAKAMLEDKLDADMREMVKEEVSELEGQEKVLSERLKVLLVPKDPNDDKNVIVEVRGAAGGDEAALFAGDLYRMYSRYAEVQGWKTEIIEASYTELGGYKEIIFMINGKGAFAKLKFENGAHRVQRVPETESGGRIHTSTATVAVLPEAEEVEIDIHEKDVRVDTFASSGPGGQSVNTTMSAVRLTHLPTGVVVSCQDEKSQIKNKEKAMKVLRARVYDKFRQEAQAEYDQNRKQAVGTGDRSERIRTYNFPQNRVTDHRIGLTIQKLDQILQGKLDDFINALVMEDQAQKMEAAE
- a CDS encoding thymidine kinase, whose amino-acid sequence is MYLINQNGWIEVICGSMFSGKSEELIRRVRRTQFAKQHAIVFKPCIDNRYSEEDVVSHNGLKVRAVPVSASKDIFEHVTEEMDVIAIDEVQFFDGDIVEVVQVLANRGYRVIVAGLDQDFRGLPFGQVPQLMAIAEHVTKLQAVCSVCGSPASRTQRLIDGEPAGFDDPIILVGASESYEPRCRHCHAVPTKQR
- a CDS encoding type B 50S ribosomal protein L31, translated to MKAGIHPDYKKVVFMDTNTGFKFLSGSTKGSSETVEWEDGNTYPLLKVEISSDSHPFYTGRQKFATADGRVDRFNKKYGLK